In the genome of Flavivirga spongiicola, one region contains:
- a CDS encoding T9SS type B sorting domain-containing protein: MTNGDELTPPDGESATDPNNPCDFTTNDITLTPDAAFLAADCDGDGVTNGDELTPPDGESATDPNDPCDFITNDITLTPDAAFLAADCDGDGVTNGDELTPPDGESETDPNEPCDFITSDITLTPDAAFLAADCDGDGVTNGDELTPPDGESATDPNEPCDFITSDITLTPDAAFLAADCDGDGVTNGDELTPPDGESATDPNEPCDFITSDITLTPDAVFLAADCDGDGVTNGDELTPPGGGTPTDPLDPCSYRPTDITVAVTTTANCIGALEVTKLADDSDTGLGDTITYTIEVENTGNVTITNITLVDTFTDINGNPLILTEGPVFDDADLGSVEGTLLVGEIATYTATFEISQLAINAGGLINSAEVSGITPSFETISDVSDDGDDVDGNTEDDPTETELGCLIVINEFSPNGDGVNEFLVINCITNYPNNRLEIYNRWGNIVYKKNNYDNDFDGTSNGRSTINGTEKLPVGTYYYVLDLGDGSKPKVGWLYINR, translated from the coding sequence AATCCATGTGACTTTACTACTAACGATATTACCTTAACACCAGATGCAGCCTTTTTAGCGGCAGACTGTGATGGAGACGGTGTAACAAACGGCGATGAACTGACCCCACCGGATGGTGAGAGTGCGACAGATCCAAATGATCCATGTGACTTTATTACTAACGATATTACCTTAACACCAGATGCAGCCTTTTTAGCGGCAGACTGTGATGGAGACGGTGTGACTAACGGCGATGAACTGACCCCACCAGATGGAGAGAGTGAAACAGACCCAAATGAGCCATGTGATTTCATTACTAGCGATATCACCTTAACACCAGATGCAGCCTTTTTAGCGGCAGACTGTGATGGAGACGGTGTAACAAACGGAGATGAACTGACCCCACCAGATGGCGAGAGTGCAACAGACCCAAATGAGCCATGTGATTTCATTACTAGCGATATCACCTTAACACCAGATGCAGCCTTTTTAGCGGCAGACTGTGATGGAGACGGTGTGACTAACGGCGATGAGTTAACGCCACCAGATGGCGAGAGTGCAACAGACCCAAATGAGCCATGTGATTTCATTACTAGCGATATCACCTTAACACCAGATGCAGTGTTTTTAGCGGCAGACTGTGATGGAGACGGTGTAACAAACGGAGATGAATTAACTCCACCAGGCGGAGGAACACCAACGGACCCATTAGACCCATGTTCATACAGGCCAACAGATATCACCGTAGCAGTAACGACAACAGCTAATTGTATTGGAGCACTGGAAGTAACCAAACTGGCCGATGATTCCGACACAGGATTAGGTGATACCATTACGTATACCATCGAGGTAGAAAACACTGGAAATGTAACCATAACCAACATAACATTGGTAGATACATTTACAGATATAAACGGTAATCCTCTGATATTAACAGAAGGGCCGGTATTTGATGACGCTGATCTAGGTAGTGTTGAAGGGACCTTATTAGTAGGAGAGATAGCAACCTACACAGCAACTTTTGAAATTAGCCAACTGGCGATCAATGCAGGAGGTTTAATCAATAGTGCAGAGGTCTCAGGAATCACTCCAAGTTTTGAAACCATAAGCGATGTAAGTGATGATGGTGATGATGTTGATGGCAATACAGAGGATGATCCTACAGAGACGGAATTAGGTTGTTTAATAGTGATTAATGAATTCTCACCAAACGGAGACGGTGTTAATGAATTCTTAGTGATAAACTGTATCACTAACTATCCGAATAACAGATTAGAGATTTATAATCGCTGGGGAAATATCGTCTATAAAAAGAACAATTATGATAATGACTTTGACGGGACCTCAAATGGTAGATCAACAATAAACGGCACAGAAAAGTTACCAGTAGGTACGTACTACTACGTATTAGACTTAGGAGACGGATCCAAGCCAAAAGTAGGTTGGTTATACATAAATAGATAA
- a CDS encoding PorP/SprF family type IX secretion system membrane protein — protein MIKQSSLTKSLILVVFALLLSMELSAQQDPQYTQYMYNTMSVNSAYAGQRDVLSITGLYRTQWVGIEGAPKTITFGAHSPLRNKRLGLGLNLVSDKLGPSSETNVDVNFSYTIPIDEIRGTELSFGLKGGFHLLDTDWSKGVFQYPDRVFNDNLNLFSPTIGAGLYLHSEQWYLGMSVPNFFTTEHYDGVQESIATERLHYFLIGGYVFDVSENTKLKPAVLVKGVSGAPLIADLSINALFHEKLTLGLGYRWDDSISGLAGFQISDDLFIGYAYDLTTTDLNSYNSGSHEIMLRFELQRIGRILSPRFF, from the coding sequence ATGATAAAACAATCATCATTAACGAAAAGCTTAATTTTAGTAGTGTTTGCATTACTATTATCTATGGAGCTAAGCGCACAACAAGACCCACAATACACACAATACATGTATAATACAATGAGTGTAAACTCAGCTTATGCAGGTCAGCGAGACGTTTTAAGTATTACAGGTTTATATCGCACCCAATGGGTTGGTATCGAGGGTGCTCCAAAGACGATCACCTTTGGAGCCCATTCTCCATTAAGAAACAAGCGTTTGGGATTGGGATTAAACCTAGTAAGTGATAAATTAGGTCCATCGAGTGAAACCAATGTGGATGTTAATTTCTCATATACAATCCCTATAGATGAAATAAGAGGTACAGAACTATCATTTGGATTAAAAGGAGGCTTTCATTTACTAGACACAGATTGGAGCAAAGGCGTATTTCAATACCCGGACCGAGTTTTTAATGACAATCTAAATTTGTTTTCGCCAACCATAGGTGCCGGTTTATATTTACATTCAGAACAATGGTATTTAGGAATGTCTGTCCCGAACTTTTTTACAACAGAACATTATGATGGTGTACAAGAATCCATAGCCACCGAACGCTTACACTATTTTTTAATAGGAGGTTATGTATTTGATGTGAGTGAAAACACAAAGTTAAAACCAGCTGTTTTAGTAAAAGGTGTATCAGGAGCTCCACTAATAGCAGACTTATCGATAAATGCCTTATTTCATGAAAAACTAACCCTGGGTTTAGGCTATAGATGGGATGATTCCATTAGTGGCTTAGCAGGGTTTCAAATAAGCGACGACCTTTTTATAGGATACGCCTACGATTTAACGACCACAGATTTGAATAGTTATAATAGTGGTTCACATGAAATCATGTTAAGATTTGAATTGCAACGAATAGGAAGAATATTATCACCAAGATTCTTCTAA
- a CDS encoding OmpA family protein: MKKRIFILPLLTLLLVNVAFSQKGITKRAKKTYNNLSYVKTTEQLLAAAESGNKSPRLLESLANSFYYNSKMEAASKWYGELIDLKEENLDPENYFRYSQALKGIGDYDKADKVLREFIALKPEDTRSKLFKSDYLKTIDKRSDNFEMNNLEINTEFSDFGTSVYQDHLVFASSRGENEDLYNWNEQPFLDIYELKTDDTASEIKGSVNTKYHESSTTFTKDGKTVYFTRNNYYKGEFKKNSKRLHGLKVYKATLKEGLWTNIEPLSFNSDDYNVAHPALSVDETKLYFSSDMEGTLGASDIYVVEIKEDGSYGEPKNLGSKINTEGRENFPYISDKGTLYFSSDGHPGLGGLDVFAFKNIGNISNSNNKVINVGKPINSQKDDFEYIINEETLNGYLSSNREGGKGDDDIYKFTRNPYQQYITGKVLDKKTDQIIADADVVIYNHANEAVKTLKSDTNGAFSLKLSGSHSEYKSQATKVNYKEGIQSFNIDTEELELKLVIKLAPNEVDLFKVLNLKAIYFDYDKSDIRPEAEIELAKVINYLKEFPETKVDVRSHTDSRGSKRYNLALSNRRNKSTIDYLIKGGINASRLTGKGYGKTELINKCSKGVKCSEEEHQANRRSEFILVID, translated from the coding sequence ATGAAAAAAAGAATATTCATACTACCGTTATTAACATTACTATTAGTTAATGTAGCCTTTTCTCAAAAAGGTATAACCAAACGAGCAAAGAAGACATACAATAATCTGTCTTATGTAAAAACGACAGAGCAATTATTAGCAGCAGCAGAGTCAGGTAATAAATCACCACGGTTATTAGAAAGTTTAGCAAATTCCTTTTACTATAATAGTAAAATGGAAGCCGCTTCAAAATGGTATGGCGAATTAATAGATTTAAAAGAAGAAAACTTAGATCCTGAAAATTACTTTAGATACTCACAAGCCTTAAAAGGGATAGGTGATTACGATAAAGCCGATAAAGTACTAAGAGAATTTATAGCTTTAAAACCAGAAGATACCAGAAGTAAATTGTTTAAATCAGATTATTTAAAAACAATAGATAAGCGCTCTGATAATTTTGAGATGAATAATTTAGAAATCAATACAGAATTTTCAGATTTTGGAACCTCCGTTTACCAAGACCATTTAGTTTTTGCATCCTCAAGAGGAGAGAATGAGGATCTATATAATTGGAATGAACAACCCTTTTTAGATATCTATGAGTTAAAAACTGATGACACAGCATCAGAAATAAAGGGATCAGTAAATACGAAGTATCACGAATCATCAACAACCTTTACCAAAGATGGTAAAACCGTATACTTTACAAGAAACAATTACTACAAAGGAGAATTTAAGAAGAATTCAAAAAGACTCCACGGGCTAAAAGTATATAAAGCAACATTAAAAGAAGGCTTATGGACAAATATAGAACCCTTATCCTTTAATAGTGATGACTACAATGTAGCTCACCCAGCACTGAGTGTAGATGAGACTAAGTTGTATTTTTCATCAGATATGGAAGGTACCCTGGGTGCCTCAGATATCTATGTAGTAGAGATAAAAGAAGACGGAAGCTATGGTGAACCAAAAAATCTGGGTTCAAAAATAAACACAGAAGGCAGAGAAAATTTTCCTTATATAAGTGATAAAGGAACACTTTATTTTTCATCCGATGGCCATCCAGGATTGGGAGGCTTAGATGTATTTGCATTTAAAAATATAGGTAACATAAGCAACTCAAATAATAAAGTAATTAATGTTGGGAAACCAATCAATAGTCAAAAAGATGATTTTGAGTATATTATAAACGAAGAAACGCTAAATGGTTATCTTTCGTCAAATAGAGAAGGGGGAAAGGGTGATGATGATATTTATAAATTTACAAGAAACCCATATCAGCAATACATAACAGGTAAGGTATTAGATAAGAAGACCGATCAAATTATAGCAGATGCAGATGTGGTGATTTATAACCATGCAAATGAGGCAGTAAAGACTTTAAAGTCAGATACAAACGGAGCATTTAGTTTGAAATTATCAGGAAGCCATAGTGAGTATAAATCACAGGCAACAAAAGTTAATTATAAAGAAGGCATTCAGTCTTTTAATATCGATACAGAAGAACTAGAATTAAAATTAGTCATAAAACTAGCACCAAATGAAGTAGATTTATTTAAAGTACTAAATTTAAAAGCTATCTATTTTGATTATGATAAATCAGATATAAGGCCAGAAGCCGAAATAGAATTAGCGAAGGTTATAAATTACCTTAAAGAGTTTCCGGAAACAAAGGTAGATGTAAGGTCACATACGGATTCCAGAGGATCCAAAAGATATAATCTCGCATTATCCAATAGAAGAAATAAATCTACGATAGACTACCTTATAAAAGGAGGGATAAATGCCAGTAGATTAACAGGAAAAGGATATGGAAAAACGGAGCTTATAAATAAATGTTCAAAAGGTGTTAAATGTAGCGAAGAAGAACATCAAGCCAATAGAAGAAGTGAGTTTATATTGGTTATAGACTAG
- the idi gene encoding isopentenyl-diphosphate Delta-isomerase — MEEEKVILVNDRNEQIGLMPKMEAHEKALLHRAFSVFIFNNKNELMLQQRALGKYHSPGLWTNTCCSHQRDGETNIEAGKRRLKEEMGFVVDLQESISFIYKAPFDNGLTEHEYDHVLLGNYNNEPIINPDEVADWKWMPLEEVKADILLQPDLYTAWFKVIFDKFYEHINISK; from the coding sequence ATGGAAGAAGAGAAAGTAATTCTTGTTAATGATAGAAATGAGCAAATTGGATTGATGCCAAAAATGGAAGCTCATGAAAAAGCTTTGTTGCATCGCGCATTTTCAGTTTTTATTTTTAATAATAAAAATGAATTAATGCTACAACAACGGGCTTTAGGAAAATACCATTCTCCAGGACTTTGGACCAATACTTGTTGCAGTCATCAACGTGATGGAGAAACTAATATTGAGGCAGGAAAAAGACGTTTGAAAGAAGAAATGGGATTTGTAGTAGACTTACAGGAATCGATTTCATTTATTTATAAAGCGCCATTTGATAATGGGTTAACCGAGCATGAGTACGATCATGTTTTACTGGGTAATTATAATAATGAACCCATTATTAATCCAGATGAAGTAGCAGATTGGAAATGGATGCCTTTAGAAGAAGTTAAGGCAGATATTTTGCTTCAACCGGACTTGTATACAGCATGGTTTAAGGTGATTTTTGATAAATTCTACGAACATATAAACATTTCCAAATGA